CGCCAGCCACCCCTTGATCGTCTCCGCCATGACCGAGGTCGAAATGCCGTAGCGGTCATGGAGCGTGGGCAGGGCCCCGGCCGCGAGGAACGCATCCGGCAGTCCCACCTGCCTGAACGGACACGACACGCCCGCGCGCATCAATTCCGCGGCGACGGCTTCTCCCAGACCGCCGATCACCGTATGGTTCTCCGCCACCACCACGAGCCGGCCCGAGCGCCTTGCTTCGCGCAAAATGGTTTCGGTATCGAGCGGCTTGATGGTCGGCACGTGGAGCACGCCGACTTCGACCCGATCTTTTTCGAGCGCTTTGGCTGCTTCGAGCGCGCGCATCGTCATGATGCCGGACGAGATGATCAGCACGTCTGCACCGTCACGCAGCATCTTTGCCTTGCCGAGTTCGAAGGTGTAGTCGTATTCGTCGAGCACGGCGGGCACGTTGCCACGCAGCAGGCGCGCATACACCGGTCCTTTGTGGGCGGAAATCGCCGGCACCATCTGCTCGATGTCGAGCGCGTCGCACGGATCGATCACGGTCATGTTCGGCATGGCGCGCATCAACGCGAGATCTTCCGCCGCCTGGTGGCTCGGCCCGTAGCCGGTCGTCAGGCCCGGCAGCGCGCAGACGATCTTCACGTCCAGATTGTCTTCGGCAATCGCCTGATGCATGAAGTCATAGGCGCGGCGTGTTGCGAATACCGCATATGTGGTGACGAACGGTTGGGCGCCTTCGTGCGCGAGGCCGGCTGCCGCGCCCATCAGCAGTTGCTCGGCCATGCCCATCTGGTAGTAGCGCTCCGGGAATTCCTTGCCGAAGATATGAAGGTCGGTGTACTTGCCCAGGTCGGCCGTCATGCCGACGACATTTGCCTTCTGCCGGGCCAATTCCACCAATGCGTGGCCGAAAGGCGCCGAGCGCGTGATCTGTCCTTCACCGGCAATGGATGCAATCATCGCCGAGGTTTTCAGACGCGGCTTGCTGATCGTTGCGTTGCTCATGCTTGTCTCCCTGCTTCGAGTGCCTGAAGCGCCAA
Above is a genomic segment from Paraburkholderia aromaticivorans containing:
- a CDS encoding transketolase family protein; its protein translation is MSNATISKPRLKTSAMIASIAGEGQITRSAPFGHALVELARQKANVVGMTADLGKYTDLHIFGKEFPERYYQMGMAEQLLMGAAAGLAHEGAQPFVTTYAVFATRRAYDFMHQAIAEDNLDVKIVCALPGLTTGYGPSHQAAEDLALMRAMPNMTVIDPCDALDIEQMVPAISAHKGPVYARLLRGNVPAVLDEYDYTFELGKAKMLRDGADVLIISSGIMTMRALEAAKALEKDRVEVGVLHVPTIKPLDTETILREARRSGRLVVVAENHTVIGGLGEAVAAELMRAGVSCPFRQVGLPDAFLAAGALPTLHDRYGISTSVMAETIKGWLA